A single genomic interval of Trinickia acidisoli harbors:
- a CDS encoding Lrp/AsnC family transcriptional regulator — MSGDCKLDRIDLRILSQLQKRGRITNVELADAVGLSPSPCLIRVKRLEKAGYIVGYGAQIQLEKLGDVQIVFTEVTLADHRREDFIRFVAAIKDVDEIIECHLASGGYDYLLKFVTRSVSHYQSVIEGLLERDIGIEKYFSYVIIKSPFVKTHYPLEVLFPQS, encoded by the coding sequence ATGAGTGGCGATTGCAAGCTTGACCGGATCGACTTACGGATCCTTTCGCAACTTCAGAAGCGTGGACGCATCACGAACGTCGAACTCGCCGATGCCGTCGGCTTGTCGCCGAGCCCGTGCCTGATTCGCGTCAAGCGCCTCGAGAAGGCCGGCTACATCGTCGGCTACGGCGCGCAAATCCAGCTCGAAAAGCTCGGCGACGTGCAAATCGTATTCACCGAAGTCACGCTCGCCGATCATCGCCGCGAAGATTTCATTCGCTTCGTGGCGGCCATCAAGGATGTCGACGAAATCATCGAATGCCATCTTGCGAGCGGCGGCTACGACTATCTACTCAAGTTCGTCACGCGCAGCGTCAGCCACTATCAAAGCGTGATCGAAGGCTTGCTCGAACGCGACATCGGCATCGAGAAGTATTTCAGTTACGTCATCATCAAATCGCCTTTCGTGAAGACACATTACCCGCTCGAAGTGCTCTTCCCTCAGTCGTAA
- a CDS encoding aspartate aminotransferase family protein — protein sequence MSISSLIEADRKHLIHPVVNYHAHEARGVTILESAHGSFVRDAEGNELLDAFAGLWCVNVGYGQQSIIDAATEQMKKLPYATGYFHFGSAPAIELAARLVEVSPASLQHVYFTLGGSDAVDSAVRFITHYFNATGRPRKKQFIALERGYHGSSSVGAGLTALPTFHRHFDLPLPQQHYIASPYAYRGNYADDAALIAASVAALEAKVAELGADNVAAFFCEPIQGSGGVIVPPVGWLKAMRDACRKLGILFVADEVITGFGRTGPLFACEAERVEPDLMTVAKGLTAGYAPMGAVLMSDEVYRGIADASPDAAIGHGCTYSAHPVSAAIGLEVLRLYREGGLLANAQALAPRFAQGLDALLDHPLVGDSRHRGLLGALELVSDKESKAGFDAALKLPDRIAAAAYRNRLIFRAFGDNILGFAPALSYTADEFDLLFARLRRTLDEVLAEPDVRAALDRKARAVAC from the coding sequence ATGTCGATTTCCTCCCTCATCGAAGCCGACCGCAAGCACCTCATTCATCCTGTCGTCAATTACCACGCGCATGAAGCGCGCGGCGTCACGATCCTCGAATCGGCGCACGGCTCGTTCGTGCGCGACGCCGAGGGCAACGAATTGCTCGACGCGTTCGCGGGACTGTGGTGCGTCAATGTCGGATACGGCCAACAAAGCATCATCGACGCCGCCACGGAGCAGATGAAGAAACTCCCGTATGCAACCGGCTATTTCCACTTCGGCTCCGCGCCCGCGATCGAACTCGCCGCGCGGCTCGTCGAAGTCTCGCCGGCCTCGCTCCAGCACGTCTATTTCACACTCGGCGGCTCCGATGCCGTCGATTCGGCGGTGCGCTTCATTACGCATTACTTCAATGCGACGGGCCGTCCGAGAAAAAAGCAGTTCATCGCGCTCGAGCGCGGCTATCACGGCTCGTCGTCGGTCGGCGCGGGTTTGACCGCGCTGCCGACCTTTCATCGTCACTTCGATCTGCCGCTGCCGCAGCAGCACTACATCGCGTCGCCTTATGCCTACCGTGGCAACTATGCCGACGACGCCGCACTCATCGCCGCATCGGTTGCCGCGCTCGAAGCGAAAGTAGCCGAACTCGGCGCGGACAACGTCGCGGCGTTTTTCTGCGAACCGATTCAAGGATCGGGCGGTGTCATCGTGCCGCCAGTCGGATGGCTCAAAGCGATGCGCGACGCATGCCGAAAGCTCGGCATCTTATTCGTCGCCGACGAGGTAATCACGGGGTTCGGGCGCACGGGCCCGCTATTCGCTTGCGAAGCGGAGCGCGTCGAACCCGATTTGATGACGGTTGCCAAAGGGTTGACGGCCGGCTATGCGCCGATGGGCGCCGTGCTGATGTCCGACGAGGTCTATCGCGGCATCGCCGACGCCAGCCCCGATGCCGCGATCGGCCACGGGTGCACCTATTCGGCACACCCAGTTAGCGCCGCGATCGGGCTCGAAGTCTTGCGGCTTTATCGCGAAGGCGGCCTGCTCGCGAACGCGCAAGCGCTGGCGCCGCGTTTCGCGCAAGGACTCGACGCGTTGCTCGATCATCCGCTCGTGGGCGATTCGCGCCATCGCGGGCTGCTTGGCGCGCTCGAACTCGTCTCCGATAAAGAAAGCAAAGCGGGCTTCGACGCCGCGCTGAAGCTGCCGGATCGCATTGCGGCCGCCGCTTATCGCAATCGGCTGATTTTCAGGGCCTTCGGCGACAACATCCTCGGCTTCGCGCCCGCGCTCTCGTATACGGCCGACGAATTCGATCTGCTGTTCGCGCGGTTGCGCCGCACGCTCGACGAAGTGCTCGCGGAGCCCGACGTACGCGCCGCGCTCGATCGTAAAGCGCGTGCCGTCGCGTGCTAA
- a CDS encoding 2-hydroxyacid dehydrogenase: MSFLYKADPARGAVWAKLFAERLPDMPFKIWPDIGDPAQVRYLAAWQPPEDPARTLPNLEVLFSVGAGVDQLDLSGFPAHVPVVRMIEPGIVERMVEYVTHAVLTIHRDFLDYAGQQRQACWTELPVRPAASCRVGVLGLGMLGTAVLERLRLFGYDCAGWSRSEHRIEGVACYAGEQALDAFLARTDVLVCLLPLTPATRHMLDARLLGKLPRGASLVQTGRGAHLVQDDLLRLLDDEHLRCALLDVTTPEPLPADHPLWWHPRVRITPHIASATHPETAVESVLENLRRHRLGLPMIGEIDRHRGY; the protein is encoded by the coding sequence ATGAGCTTTCTCTATAAAGCCGACCCGGCTCGCGGCGCGGTATGGGCCAAGCTATTCGCCGAACGCTTGCCCGATATGCCCTTCAAGATCTGGCCCGACATTGGCGACCCCGCGCAAGTCCGCTATCTCGCAGCCTGGCAGCCTCCCGAAGATCCCGCGCGAACGTTGCCCAACCTAGAGGTGCTGTTCTCCGTGGGTGCGGGTGTCGATCAACTCGACCTATCGGGTTTTCCCGCACACGTGCCCGTGGTCAGGATGATCGAGCCCGGCATCGTCGAGCGGATGGTGGAGTACGTCACGCATGCCGTATTGACGATACATCGCGATTTCCTCGACTACGCCGGTCAACAGCGGCAGGCATGTTGGACCGAGTTACCCGTGCGTCCAGCCGCTTCGTGCCGAGTCGGCGTGCTCGGGCTCGGCATGCTAGGCACGGCCGTGCTCGAGCGGCTGCGCTTGTTCGGCTACGACTGCGCGGGCTGGAGCCGATCGGAGCATCGCATCGAGGGCGTGGCGTGTTACGCCGGCGAGCAAGCGCTCGATGCGTTTCTTGCGCGCACCGACGTGCTCGTTTGTCTGCTGCCGCTCACACCGGCCACGCGCCATATGCTCGATGCCCGCCTGCTCGGCAAGCTGCCGCGCGGCGCATCGTTGGTCCAGACGGGACGCGGCGCGCATCTCGTCCAAGACGACTTGTTGCGATTGCTCGACGACGAGCACTTGCGCTGCGCACTACTCGACGTGACGACGCCCGAGCCGCTGCCGGCCGATCATCCGTTGTGGTGGCATCCGCGCGTGCGCATCACGCCGCACATCGCGAGCGCCACCCACCCCGAGACGGCGGTCGAATCCGTTTTGGAGAACCTGCGCCGGCATCGTTTAGGACTACCGATGATCGGGGAAATCGACCGGCACCGCGGCTATTGA
- a CDS encoding GNAT family N-acetyltransferase, with product MSDSIHYRRFTPADVDAAHALTVELKWPHRAEDWQFIANIGAGFVAERDARIIGTVLCWKYGTQTSSLGMVIVSPAHQGFGIGRRLTEMALEELGTRATVLHATQAGRPLYEKLGFMPVGTLHQHQGAALQPPLLPLPSRERLRPLGVNDAPRLVELASRASGLDRTSVLPPLLDCAEGIGLDRDGELIGFALFRRFGRGRAIGPVVAPHDDPVRAKALIGHWLASNPGMFIRIDTPGESGLAEWLETLGLIRVDSVVKMTRNAQQMPAPDEEFAQYGIINQAIG from the coding sequence GTGTCCGACTCCATCCATTACAGGCGATTCACTCCGGCGGACGTCGATGCCGCGCACGCGCTGACGGTCGAACTGAAATGGCCGCATCGCGCGGAAGATTGGCAATTCATCGCGAATATCGGCGCGGGCTTCGTCGCCGAACGCGATGCGCGCATCATCGGTACCGTCCTTTGCTGGAAATACGGCACGCAAACGTCGTCGCTCGGCATGGTCATCGTCTCTCCTGCGCATCAGGGATTCGGTATCGGCCGGCGCCTGACGGAGATGGCGCTCGAAGAACTCGGCACGAGAGCAACCGTCCTGCATGCGACGCAGGCCGGACGCCCGCTCTACGAGAAGCTCGGCTTCATGCCCGTCGGTACGCTCCATCAGCATCAAGGCGCGGCGCTGCAGCCACCGCTGCTCCCGCTGCCCTCGCGCGAGCGGCTGCGTCCGCTCGGCGTCAACGATGCACCGCGCCTCGTCGAACTGGCCTCCCGCGCGAGCGGACTCGATCGCACATCGGTGCTGCCGCCGCTGCTCGATTGCGCCGAAGGCATCGGGCTCGACCGCGACGGCGAACTGATCGGCTTCGCGTTGTTTCGCCGTTTCGGACGCGGCCGCGCGATCGGCCCCGTGGTCGCGCCGCATGACGATCCGGTGCGCGCAAAGGCATTGATCGGGCACTGGCTCGCGTCGAACCCCGGCATGTTCATCCGTATCGATACGCCCGGCGAAAGCGGCCTTGCCGAATGGCTCGAAACGCTCGGCCTCATCCGCGTGGACAGCGTCGTCAAAATGACGCGCAATGCGCAGCAGATGCCCGCGCCCGACGAAGAGTTCGCGCAATACGGCATCATCAATCAAGCGATCGGCTGA
- a CDS encoding aldehyde dehydrogenase family protein: protein MNSFDPSAIAVRSAHFIGGEYVETQGPTLEVARPSDGEVYASLPIGDERLVAHAVENAWYAWRKSGWATMAPRERARILRRFADLVAADAATLAPLEALGSTRPVRDVFAWDVPYTAEGIRFYAEFADKIGGQVAATDHAHLGMMIAEPYGVIGAIAPWNFPLVMASWKAAPALAAGNAVVLKPSEMTPFSALRLAELAIEAGVPAGVFNVIQGDGRTTGDALVRHPLVGKVTFTGSTRTGAAIMAACAHSGTKPVTLELGGKSPQIVFADAPRIDDVAQRIATAVTINAGQVCVAGTRLIVERAIAEPLAERIEKILRGLSAGATWSPRATLPPIISNPQAQRIDAIVRSTLEAGAQARCGAARAETDAAGAGGAYYAPTILENVTSESAAVSEEIFGPVLTLQAFDSEEEALALAGHADYGLAAGVHTADLGRALRFVRTLETGTVWVNRYGRTSDFIIPTGGYKRSGIGKDLGKEAYEANLRFKSVLIDVNG from the coding sequence ATGAACAGCTTCGATCCCAGCGCGATTGCCGTGCGCAGCGCGCATTTCATCGGCGGCGAATATGTCGAGACGCAAGGGCCGACGCTCGAGGTCGCACGGCCGTCGGACGGCGAAGTCTATGCCTCGCTGCCGATCGGCGATGAGCGCCTCGTCGCGCACGCTGTCGAAAACGCCTGGTACGCATGGCGCAAAAGCGGCTGGGCGACGATGGCGCCGCGCGAACGAGCGCGCATCCTGCGCCGATTTGCCGACCTCGTCGCGGCCGACGCCGCAACGCTCGCGCCGCTCGAAGCGCTCGGCTCGACGCGCCCGGTACGTGATGTATTCGCCTGGGACGTTCCTTATACAGCGGAAGGCATCCGCTTCTACGCTGAATTCGCCGACAAGATCGGCGGCCAAGTGGCCGCGACCGATCACGCGCATCTCGGCATGATGATCGCTGAACCCTATGGCGTCATCGGCGCTATTGCACCGTGGAATTTTCCGCTTGTCATGGCTTCGTGGAAAGCCGCGCCGGCGCTGGCCGCCGGTAATGCAGTCGTGCTGAAGCCATCTGAAATGACACCGTTCTCGGCGCTGCGATTGGCTGAACTTGCGATCGAAGCGGGCGTGCCGGCGGGCGTCTTCAACGTGATTCAAGGCGATGGCCGCACGACCGGCGATGCGCTCGTGCGGCATCCGCTCGTCGGTAAGGTCACGTTCACGGGCTCCACCCGCACAGGCGCAGCCATCATGGCTGCTTGCGCACACTCAGGCACGAAACCCGTCACGCTCGAACTTGGGGGCAAGAGCCCGCAGATCGTGTTTGCCGATGCTCCGCGGATCGACGACGTGGCGCAACGCATTGCAACGGCGGTGACGATCAATGCGGGGCAAGTCTGCGTAGCCGGCACGCGTCTGATCGTCGAGCGTGCCATTGCGGAGCCGCTTGCCGAGCGCATCGAAAAAATCCTCAGAGGATTGAGCGCAGGTGCGACATGGAGCCCGCGCGCGACGTTGCCTCCGATCATTTCGAACCCGCAAGCGCAACGTATCGATGCGATCGTTCGCTCGACGCTGGAGGCGGGTGCGCAGGCGCGATGCGGCGCCGCGCGTGCTGAAACGGATGCCGCGGGTGCCGGGGGGGCCTATTACGCGCCGACGATCCTCGAAAACGTGACCTCTGAATCCGCCGCGGTGAGCGAGGAGATCTTCGGCCCCGTGTTGACGCTGCAAGCGTTCGATTCGGAAGAGGAGGCGCTCGCGCTGGCCGGCCATGCGGACTATGGCCTCGCGGCCGGCGTGCATACCGCGGACCTCGGCCGCGCCCTGCGTTTCGTGAGGACGCTGGAGACCGGCACGGTATGGGTCAACCGCTATGGACGAACCTCCGACTTCATCATCCCGACGGGCGGCTACAAGCGCTCGGGTATCGGCAAAGACCTCGGCAAAGAGGCGTACGAGGCCAATTTGCGGTTCAAGAGCGTGCTGATCGACGTGAACGGTTGA
- a CDS encoding haloacid dehalogenase type II: MIEFEPKYITFDCYGTLIRFRMADMTRELYGKELDTEKLESLVRFFAGYRRDEVLGAWKPYRDVVVNAFRRACKRVGVPFDEKRAESIYLAVPTWGPHPDVPEGLSRLAKKYKLVILSNASDDQIQSNVDKLGAPFHAVFTAQQAQSYKPRMQGFEYMFDQLDCNPEDVLHVSSSLRYDLMTAHDLGIKHKAFIKRGHEPSTPYYEYYEADDIPHLASMLGL; the protein is encoded by the coding sequence ATGATCGAGTTCGAGCCGAAATACATTACTTTCGACTGCTACGGCACGCTGATCCGATTCCGCATGGCCGATATGACACGTGAGCTCTACGGCAAGGAACTCGATACCGAGAAGCTCGAAAGTCTCGTCAGATTTTTTGCCGGCTACCGTCGCGACGAAGTGCTGGGTGCGTGGAAACCCTACCGCGACGTCGTGGTCAACGCATTCCGCCGCGCCTGCAAGCGAGTCGGTGTTCCGTTCGACGAAAAGCGTGCCGAAAGCATTTATCTGGCCGTGCCGACGTGGGGCCCGCACCCGGACGTCCCCGAGGGCCTGTCGCGCTTGGCAAAAAAATACAAGCTCGTGATTCTGTCGAACGCTTCCGACGATCAGATCCAAAGCAACGTCGACAAACTCGGCGCGCCGTTTCATGCCGTCTTCACGGCGCAGCAGGCGCAATCGTACAAGCCGCGCATGCAAGGCTTCGAATACATGTTCGACCAGCTCGACTGCAATCCCGAAGATGTCCTGCACGTGTCGTCGAGCCTGCGCTACGACCTCATGACGGCGCATGATCTAGGCATCAAGCACAAGGCGTTCATCAAGCGTGGGCACGAGCCGTCGACGCCGTATTACGAGTACTACGAAGCCGACGACATCCCGCATTTGGCGTCGATGCTCGGCCTCTGA
- a CDS encoding NAD(P)/FAD-dependent oxidoreductase yields MKLESYWLDTAPAAPLGDDSAVQGRVDVAVVGGGFTGLSAALALARRGASVALLDAGRIGGGASGRNGGQVNTGVAQDFGALVAQLGLERARRCYLAYAAAVDTVERLIREESIDCDYLASGKLKLASKPHHYAHLAKTAELIHREVDQNIELIDGVRIGDEVQSDRFYGGLLQRHGGQMHMGKFAAGLAQAARRHGATLYEHAPVSSIVKQSAGDYRVVSSRGELTATNVLIATGPSKHGPFAWYRRRIAPIGSFIIVTEPLGADVVARIFPKRRAYTTTRLMHNYFRLTADARLVFGGRARFTASEQPSDEKSGRILQRNLVELFPQLAQARIDYCWGGLVDMTADRLPRAGQHDGLYFSMGYSGHGTQMSTHMGQVMADVIDGREDANPWREFPWPAIPGHTGKPWFLPIVGTYYRIKDIFY; encoded by the coding sequence ATGAAGCTCGAGTCCTACTGGCTCGATACCGCACCCGCCGCGCCGCTTGGCGATGACTCGGCCGTGCAGGGACGTGTGGACGTCGCCGTTGTCGGCGGCGGCTTCACGGGGCTGTCGGCTGCGCTCGCACTGGCGCGGCGCGGGGCCAGCGTGGCGCTGCTCGATGCGGGACGAATCGGCGGCGGCGCCTCGGGAAGGAACGGTGGGCAGGTCAATACGGGCGTCGCTCAGGACTTCGGAGCGCTCGTCGCGCAACTAGGGCTCGAGCGCGCTCGCCGCTGTTACCTCGCTTATGCCGCCGCGGTCGATACAGTCGAGCGGCTCATTCGAGAAGAATCGATCGATTGCGATTACCTCGCGTCGGGCAAGCTTAAGCTGGCTTCGAAGCCGCACCATTACGCGCATTTGGCGAAGACGGCCGAGTTGATTCACCGCGAAGTCGATCAGAACATCGAGCTGATCGATGGGGTGCGCATCGGCGACGAAGTGCAGTCGGATCGATTCTACGGCGGTTTGCTGCAACGGCACGGCGGGCAGATGCATATGGGCAAGTTCGCGGCGGGACTGGCTCAGGCGGCTCGCCGCCATGGCGCCACGCTATACGAACACGCACCGGTCTCGTCGATCGTGAAGCAAAGCGCCGGCGATTACCGCGTCGTGTCCTCGCGCGGCGAATTGACGGCGACGAACGTGCTGATCGCCACGGGCCCGTCGAAACACGGCCCGTTCGCCTGGTACCGGAGACGAATCGCACCGATCGGGTCGTTCATCATTGTGACGGAGCCGCTGGGGGCGGATGTCGTTGCGCGGATTTTTCCGAAGCGGCGTGCGTATACGACCACTCGGCTCATGCACAACTACTTTCGCCTGACGGCCGACGCGCGCCTCGTATTCGGCGGGCGCGCGCGCTTCACGGCATCGGAGCAGCCTTCCGACGAGAAAAGCGGACGCATCCTGCAGCGCAACCTCGTCGAGCTATTTCCGCAACTCGCGCAGGCGCGTATCGACTATTGTTGGGGCGGCTTGGTCGACATGACGGCCGACCGATTGCCGCGCGCCGGGCAGCACGACGGCCTTTATTTCTCGATGGGCTACAGCGGCCACGGCACGCAGATGTCGACCCACATGGGGCAGGTGATGGCGGACGTCATCGACGGCCGCGAGGACGCCAACCCTTGGCGCGAATTTCCGTGGCCCGCGATTCCGGGCCATACGGGCAAGCCCTGGTTCTTGCCGATCGTCGGAACCTACTATCGCATCAAGGACATCTTTTATTGA
- a CDS encoding ABC transporter substrate-binding protein — protein sequence MKKDTTQHGALGHETTLEQLTAKGASRRDALRALVAAGLVSVTGGGLLVASTAAHAQAKPKQGGKIRVATQSSSTADTLDPAKGALGTDYVRCNMIYNGLTELDSHLGATMALAMSFDTTDAKVWVVKLRSGVQFHDGKALTPTDVVYSLLRHKDPATASKAKTLADQISDVKATGPNEVTITLVGPNADLPVILADAHFLIVKDGTKDFTTTAVGTGPFKLKEFQPGVHTVVVKNERYWKPGLPHLDEIELIGIGDESARVNALLSGDVQLINQVSPQSAPRIKSTPGYTVLETKTGQYTDLIMRDEGGITGNENFRLGLMHLQNREQMRQAVFQGYGAIGNDQPIDPTNKYYFAGLPQRKFDPDKAKFYFKKAGLGSTSLQVFASPAADGSVDMAMLLQQAAPLAGLNLQVMRVPADGYWSNHWMKHPLGYGSINARPTADMLFTQFFKSDAPWNEANWKDPQFDQMLVAARGEPDDAKRKKIYGDMQVLVHEKGGIGIPMFLSSLDGHTSKLQGLGSIPLAGLMGFAFAEHVWLEA from the coding sequence ATGAAAAAGGACACCACACAGCACGGTGCGCTCGGGCACGAGACCACACTCGAGCAGTTGACCGCGAAGGGCGCTTCGCGACGCGATGCATTGCGAGCGCTCGTTGCCGCGGGCCTCGTGAGCGTGACGGGCGGTGGGCTGCTCGTCGCGAGCACGGCCGCGCATGCGCAGGCCAAGCCGAAGCAGGGCGGCAAGATTCGCGTGGCGACGCAATCGTCGTCGACGGCCGATACGCTCGATCCCGCGAAAGGCGCGCTCGGAACGGATTATGTTCGCTGCAACATGATCTACAACGGCTTGACCGAGCTCGATTCGCATCTCGGCGCAACGATGGCCTTGGCGATGTCGTTCGATACGACAGACGCGAAAGTATGGGTCGTCAAGCTGCGCTCGGGCGTGCAGTTTCATGACGGCAAGGCGCTTACGCCGACCGACGTCGTTTATTCGTTGCTGCGGCATAAAGATCCGGCCACCGCGTCGAAGGCGAAGACCTTGGCCGATCAGATCAGCGACGTGAAGGCGACGGGCCCGAACGAAGTGACGATCACGCTCGTGGGACCGAATGCGGACTTGCCCGTGATTCTGGCCGATGCGCATTTCCTCATCGTCAAAGACGGCACCAAGGATTTCACGACGACGGCGGTCGGCACGGGCCCATTCAAGCTCAAGGAATTCCAGCCGGGCGTGCATACGGTGGTCGTCAAGAACGAACGCTATTGGAAGCCGGGCCTGCCGCACCTCGACGAGATCGAACTCATCGGCATCGGCGACGAATCGGCGCGCGTCAATGCGTTGCTGTCGGGTGACGTGCAGTTGATCAACCAAGTGAGCCCGCAATCGGCGCCGCGCATCAAGAGTACGCCCGGCTATACCGTCCTCGAAACGAAGACGGGGCAGTACACGGACCTCATCATGCGCGACGAGGGCGGCATTACCGGCAACGAGAATTTCCGTCTCGGGCTCATGCATTTGCAGAATCGCGAGCAAATGCGCCAGGCGGTATTCCAAGGCTACGGCGCGATCGGCAATGATCAGCCGATCGATCCGACCAACAAGTATTACTTCGCGGGATTGCCGCAACGCAAGTTCGATCCCGACAAGGCGAAGTTCTATTTCAAGAAGGCGGGCCTCGGCAGCACGTCGCTGCAGGTCTTCGCCTCGCCGGCGGCCGACGGCTCGGTCGACATGGCGATGCTGCTGCAACAGGCCGCACCGCTGGCCGGCTTGAATCTGCAGGTGATGCGCGTACCGGCGGACGGCTACTGGTCGAATCATTGGATGAAGCACCCGCTCGGCTACGGTTCGATCAATGCGCGGCCGACCGCCGACATGCTGTTCACGCAGTTCTTCAAATCCGATGCACCGTGGAACGAAGCGAACTGGAAAGACCCGCAGTTCGACCAGATGCTCGTTGCCGCGCGCGGCGAGCCCGACGATGCGAAGCGCAAGAAGATCTACGGCGACATGCAAGTGCTCGTGCACGAAAAAGGCGGTATCGGCATTCCCATGTTCCTGAGTTCGCTGGACGGGCATACGTCGAAGCTTCAGGGCCTCGGGTCGATTCCGCTCGCGGGTCTCATGGGCTTTGCGTTCGCGGAACACGTTTGGCTCGAAGCGTGA
- a CDS encoding ABC transporter permease encodes MKRQAYRLIASRLGLALLTLLIVSALVFAMTGLLPGDAAQQALGQAATPAAVAALRHQFGLDQPALQRYLEWLAHIVRGNFGMSMSNSLPVSELIKTRLPNSLMLAGLTTIVAVPVALAIGILSAMYRGSWLDRVLNVLTLSTVAVPEFLVATIAVLIFAVKLHWLPALSYLSSVSSFGDLVRIYAMPVMTLCCVLVAQMARMTRAAVLDQLSSGYVEMACLKGASPVRVVLKHVLPNAIGPIANAVALSLSYLFGGVVIVESIFNYPGLASLMVDAVTNRDMPLVQGCVMVFCAAYLALVLMADLCQIVSNPRLRQR; translated from the coding sequence ATGAAACGTCAAGCATATAGGCTCATCGCGAGCCGCCTCGGTCTAGCGTTGCTGACCTTGCTGATCGTGTCCGCGCTCGTGTTCGCCATGACGGGCCTGCTGCCGGGCGATGCCGCGCAGCAGGCGCTCGGACAAGCGGCAACACCGGCGGCCGTGGCGGCATTGCGGCATCAGTTCGGTCTCGATCAACCGGCGTTGCAGCGGTATTTGGAGTGGCTCGCGCATATCGTTCGCGGCAATTTCGGCATGTCGATGTCGAACAGCTTGCCCGTGAGCGAACTGATCAAGACACGCCTGCCCAATTCACTGATGCTCGCGGGATTGACGACGATCGTCGCCGTGCCGGTCGCGCTCGCCATCGGCATCTTGTCGGCGATGTATCGCGGCTCGTGGCTCGATCGCGTGCTCAACGTCCTGACGCTGTCCACGGTTGCGGTGCCCGAGTTTCTCGTCGCGACGATCGCCGTGTTGATCTTCGCCGTGAAGCTGCATTGGCTGCCGGCGCTGTCGTATTTGTCGTCGGTCTCTTCGTTCGGCGATCTCGTGCGCATTTACGCCATGCCCGTCATGACGCTCTGCTGCGTGCTGGTGGCGCAGATGGCGCGCATGACGCGTGCGGCCGTGCTCGATCAATTGAGTTCGGGCTACGTCGAAATGGCGTGCCTGAAGGGTGCATCGCCCGTGCGCGTCGTGCTCAAGCACGTGCTGCCCAATGCGATCGGCCCGATCGCCAACGCGGTGGCGTTGAGCTTGTCCTACCTGTTCGGCGGCGTGGTTATCGTCGAATCGATCTTCAACTATCCGGGACTCGCGAGCCTCATGGTGGACGCGGTGACCAACCGCGACATGCCGCTCGTGCAGGGCTGCGTCATGGTGTTTTGCGCAGCTTATCTCGCGCTCGTATTGATGGCCGACTTATGTCAGATCGTTTCCAATCCGAGGCTTCGTCAACGATGA
- a CDS encoding ABC transporter permease translates to MNHSAQPSIAHPGTQIYDDASHDVPARPRRVRRLRLSGLGKIGFAVVCFWLAMAVFGPLLAPYREGALSSTLSLASYSMAHPLGTDYLGRDMLSRILFGTRYTVGLALAAAVLASGTGTCFGLLAAIAPRWVDEVLSRFFDALISIPSKVLALVAIAAFGSSIPVLTLVAAVAYIPGSFRISRSLAVNLMTLEYVQVARARGERMLYIARVELLPNMIHPVLADFGLRFVFIVLLLSGLSFLGLGVQPPNADWGSLVRENLGGLAQAAPAVLMPSIAIATLTVGMNLMIDSLRRHGGFAQGDR, encoded by the coding sequence ATGAACCATTCCGCTCAACCCTCCATTGCGCATCCGGGTACGCAGATCTACGACGATGCCTCGCACGATGTGCCGGCCCGTCCGCGTCGCGTTCGCCGGCTTCGTCTATCGGGGCTCGGCAAGATCGGTTTCGCCGTGGTGTGCTTCTGGCTCGCGATGGCCGTGTTCGGGCCGTTGCTCGCGCCGTACAGGGAAGGCGCATTGTCGTCGACGCTGAGCTTGGCGAGCTACAGCATGGCGCATCCGCTCGGTACCGACTACCTAGGCCGCGACATGCTGAGCCGCATCCTGTTCGGCACACGTTACACGGTTGGCTTGGCGTTGGCGGCTGCCGTGCTTGCGAGCGGCACCGGTACGTGCTTCGGGCTGCTGGCCGCCATTGCGCCGCGGTGGGTCGACGAAGTCTTGAGCCGTTTCTTCGACGCGTTGATTTCGATTCCGAGCAAAGTGCTCGCCTTGGTGGCCATCGCGGCGTTCGGGTCGTCGATTCCGGTGCTGACGCTGGTGGCGGCCGTGGCGTACATCCCCGGTTCGTTCCGCATCTCCCGTTCGCTCGCGGTCAATTTGATGACGCTCGAATACGTGCAGGTCGCACGTGCACGCGGCGAGCGCATGTTGTATATCGCCCGCGTCGAATTGCTGCCCAACATGATTCATCCGGTGCTCGCCGATTTCGGGCTGCGTTTCGTCTTTATCGTGCTGTTGCTGAGTGGCCTCAGCTTCCTCGGTCTCGGGGTGCAGCCGCCCAATGCCGATTGGGGCTCGCTCGTTCGCGAAAACCTAGGCGGCTTGGCGCAAGCGGCACCTGCCGTGTTGATGCCGTCGATCGCGATCGCCACGCTGACGGTCGGCATGAATCTGATGATCGACAGCTTGCGCCGTCATGGCGGGTTTGCGCAAGGAGACCGGTAA